One genomic region from Bradyrhizobium icense encodes:
- a CDS encoding GFA family protein — protein sequence MSNITGGCHCGAIRYEIAGKPIVHALCHCADCRRHAGAPMVGWTMYAEDALKVTKGTPKVYESSEHGRRQFCANCGTGLFYTNANVLPGIVDIQSATYDDPDAVPAMVHIQVAERLRWMERAHELPTFDRYPPQS from the coding sequence ATGAGCAACATCACCGGCGGCTGTCACTGCGGTGCCATCCGTTATGAGATCGCGGGGAAACCTATCGTTCATGCGCTGTGCCATTGCGCGGATTGCCGCCGTCACGCTGGCGCGCCGATGGTTGGGTGGACGATGTACGCGGAGGACGCGCTCAAGGTGACGAAGGGAACGCCCAAGGTCTACGAATCATCGGAACATGGCCGGCGACAGTTTTGCGCGAACTGTGGCACCGGTCTCTTCTACACCAATGCCAATGTGCTGCCCGGGATCGTCGATATCCAGAGCGCGACCTACGATGATCCCGACGCCGTGCCAGCCATGGTGCATATCCAGGTCGCAGAGCGCCTTCGCTGGATGGAGCGCGCGCACGAACTACCCACTTTCGATCGCTATCCGCCGCAGTCATAG